GCAAATGCTGTACGGTGATGCTGCGTTCCACCAAAGCGACGGAAGTCTAGTAATCCCTCAGGAGTACGGTTGAACATAACTCCCATACGGTCCAATAGATGGATGATACCAGGTGCCGCTTCACACATAGCTTTTACAGGAGGTTGATTCGCTAGGAAATCTCCTCCGTATACGGAATCGTCAAAGTGTTCCCAAGGAGAATCCCCTTCTCCTTTAGTGTTTACTGCCCCGTTTATTCCACCCTGGGCACAAACTGAGTGAGAACGTTTAACTGGTACTAATGAAAATAGATCAACTGGTACACCGGCTTCCGCGACTTTGATGGTTGCCATCAATCCCGCAAGTCCACCGCCTACCACGATAACTTTTTTACTCATATGTAACTCACTCCTTAATAGTTGCTGATTAAACGAATGCTAGAATTGCACGTACCCCTACGAATGATAATGCAAAGAAAATCCCGATTGTTACGTAGGTTGCAATAAGTTGAGAACGAGGAGTTACTGTAATTCCCCAGCTTACACAGAAAGACCAAAGTCCATTTGCAAAGTGGAAGATTGTTGCAATTACCCCAACAAGGTAGAACCAGAACATGAACGGACTAGATAAAATATCTGCCATCATGTTGTAGTTAACGTCCGCACCAAGTGCAGCTGCGATTCTCGTTTCCCATACATGCCATACGATAAAAATTAATGTAACGATTCCTGTAAAGCGTTGAAGCATAAACATCCAGTTACGAACAAATCCATACTTGCTTACATTGTTCTTTGCTGTAAAAGCAATATATAAGCCGTAGATAGCGTGGAATAAGATTGGAAGAAAGATTACAAAAATTTCTAGTGCATAACGGAACGGCAAGCTTTCCATAAAATGTGCCGCTTTGTTGAATGATTCTGGCCCTTTTGTCGCAAAGTGGTTGATCACCAAATGCTGAACCAAGAAAAGACCCACAGGAATGACTCCTAGTAACGAGTGGAGCCTACGAAGTAAAAATTCACGTTCAGTTGCCATCACTTAACCCCCTTTTTCAAGTAAGAAAATAGATTAGATGTTTTGTAAGTTCTGCTTTTCACTATCTATTATAGTAAAAAATCATTGAACTCTCCATCTCGTTTTTTAAACTTTCAATATAATGAAAGCCTTTACAGATATATCGACAAATATGTGACATATTTATTTTACTCCCCTATATGTGTAGCGTCAAGAAAACGCGACCAAAAATTGTACTTTTAAAAATACTTTTACCATTAGATAATTTTCAGAAAAATATAAAAATATATTAATAGAATAAAATACTCCATACGTTTCATTTATTAACCCGGTAGGATGGTATATAATGAACAGAGAGAAAGAGGGGAACTAAATGACTGAATCGAACAACCAACAACAAGTGATGGACACACAAATTCAAGTCCCTATCTTCGGGTACGAACTGATTCGCGATATGCTCCTACCTGACCTATTGGGGAAAGATCATACCCAGGTCATCTATTGGGCAGGAAAGCAGCTTGCACGCAAGTTTACCATTGATACTCAAGAGGGAATCGGCCAATTTTTTAAAGAAGCAGGCTGGGGAGAACTTGAACTATTGGAACAGAACAAGCATGAAGTAAAGTACGTGATCCGCGGGGAAATGGTGACGCGCCGCCTTGACTTGAATAAAGACGCGACTTTCCAGCTTGAAGCAGGATTTCTTGCTGAACAGATCCAACGTCTAAAAGGCAAAACTGCGGAAGCGATTGAAGAACAGAAAAAGAAAAAAGAAATATTGATTACAGTGCAGTGGGATAAGTAATGGTGTTGCTGCCTCCAGGGTGGTTAGCCTGAGCTAGTTTAGTTTAGTTGCTGGGTTTTGGGTTATACTGCCTTACGGGTGGCAATTTAATAGAACATGTCGTTCCTTGTCGAACGGCATGTATTTTTTATTTTTGGACAGTATTTGGGTGAGTTTGGCTCGTATTTGCATGAGTTTGGCTCGTATTTTGCTCCGTTCGGCTCGGATTTCTATTTTACGGACAGTAAATCCCCCGCAGCACGTCCTCCAACAACAAAAAAGCACCCTCTCCACAGGAAAAGGGCACTCCACAAACAAAAACTACTATTCTTTTAGCTTAATACTCTCTCAACAGACTCTTCACCGAGCTTAAATGCCACATGTAGTGCTTCAACTGCACGAACCATTTCCGCAACATCAACGACAGTAGAAACTTTGATCTCTGATGTGCTGACCATTTTGACATGAATGCCTTCTGTAGCAAGAACTTGGAACATTTCCGCTGCGACCCCGGGATTGGAAACCATACCAGAACCAACGATGGAAACCTTCGCTAAACCGCTCTCCTGCTCAATACCTGTGAATCCTAGACGGCCTTGATGTTGCTCTAACACTTCAATCGTTTCTTTTACGTCCACTGTTTTAACAGAGAACGAAATATTTGTTGTATCTTTATCCATGCTCGTTTGAATGATGATGTCTACATTCAAACTGTGCTGAGCTAATGTTGTGAAGATCGTGGATAATGTATGTAGTTCATTTGGCAATCCACATACGGTAATGCGCGTGATTTGGTCTTCGAATGCTATTCCTCTGACAACTAGATTTTTTTCCATGGATACTTCCTCCTCAATAATCGTTCCTTCTTCCTCTTCCATACTGGATCGTACAACCAGCTGCACGCCATAATTTTTTGCAAACTCGACCGCACGCGGGTGAAGTACACCTGCCCCTAAGTTTGCCAGTTCCAGCATTTCATCATAAGCAATTGCCGCAAGCTTTCTTGCCCCTTTTACATAACGAGGGTCTGTTGTGAATACTCCGGTCACATCTGTATAAATATCACACTTCTCCGCCTTCAAAGCAGCAGCCAATGCAACCGCTGTTGTATCGGAACCGCCTCGGCCAAGTGTAGTAATCTCGTTATTAGCAGTAATTCCTTGGAAGCCCGCAACAATGACAATCTTACCGGCATCCAAATAACTTTTTAACAAATCTGTTTCAATATTCGTAATTCTTGCGTTCCCGTGTACAGGCTCTGTGCGGATTCCTGCCTGCCAGCCTGTTAAGGATACTGCTTCATGGCCTCTAACTTGCAATGCCATTGCCAATAGGGAGATGGTGATTTGTTCGCCTGTTGTTAAAAGCATATCCATGTCGCGCTTGCTTGGATGGGGGTTAATTGCATTTGCTAATGTTAGCAATTCGTCTGTTGTTTTACCCATTGCTGATACGACGACAACCACTTTGTTTCCGTTTTCCACTTCACTGATGACTCGACTTGCAACGTGCTGAATTCGTTCAACCGAGCCCACTGATGTTCCTCCGAATTTCTGTACAACAATCGTTGACATGTGCACCATTCCTTTTTCATTGATTAGTCTCATCATAATGTTAGATAGTTCTCAGTACGCATTTAGCCATGGCAGCTTTTTTGGGATATAAAAAAACAGCAATGAGCTAATGTCTCATTGCTGTGATTGGTAAAATAAAGAATCCGTTCACGCGGTGAGATAGCTCTCCAGGCAGCACAAAGACAACCTGACAGTCCTACATTTCTTAAACGCAGAACCAGTAAAAAAAAGAAAAAGAGACTTTTTTTTACTTCGGCGATCCTCCCCTTTCCGTAATCATCTCGGAAGCTCTTTCTTCTCCGATTACATACTTTTGAAGTTCGCACCTCTATCATCACTTCATCGATTTGAAGTGGCACATTATGAAATTAATAGTGATTATATCAGACAATAAGATTCCTTACAACACCTATTCGCGAAGTTTTTTAAAAATTTCTTCAGCTATCTGCTTCGGTATTTTTGCAGCTTGTATTTCTTCCACTGTGGCTTCTTTCATCTTTGAGACAGACCCGAAGTGTTTCATAAGCGCTTTTTTCCTTGTTGCCCCAACCCCTGTGATTTCGTCAAGTATTGATTGAAAAACACTCTTACTCCTAATTTGACGATGGAACGTAATCGCAAATCTGTGAACCTCATCTTGGATTCGCTGCAAAAGATAGAACTCTTGACTTGTTCTCTCAAGCGGAACAATCATGGCATCTTCGCCTGCAAGAAGGTTACTCGTTCTATGTTTATCATCTTTCGCAAGACCGACAATCGGAACAAATAAATCCAATTCATTTTCAAGGACGTCCCTTACCGCACTCATATGGCCTTTGGCACCATCAATTACAATCAAATCTGGGAGCGGTAATGATTCTTTCAATACACGCGTGTACCTTCTTCTGACTACTTCCCTCATGGATTCATAGTCATCAGGTCCTTGGACGCTTTTGGTTTTATATTTACGGTACTCACGTTTCTCAGGTTTCCCGTCGATAAATACCACCATGGCAGAAACAGGATCCGTTCCTTGAATATTCGAGTTATCAAACGCTTCTATGCGATGCGGGGTCATGATACCCAGTATTTCCCCAAGGTTCTCGACTGCTTTAATGGTTCGGCTTTCATCCCGTTCAATCAAGGAGAACTTTTCTCCCAGGGCCACTTTTGCATTCTTGTTTGCCAAATCCACCAGCTGCTTCTTTTTACCACGTTGCGGCTGAAGGACATTGGTTTGTAAAAGTTCTTGTGCAACCGGCAGGTCAATTTGACTAGGCAGCATCACTTCTTTTGGTACAAAATGATTTTGCTTAGAATAGAACTGCCCGAGGAATGTAAGGAAATCCTCTTCCGGTTCATTATAAATCGGAAACAACGACACATCTCGTTCAATCAGTTTCCCCTGGCGGATGAAAA
This window of the Sutcliffiella horikoshii genome carries:
- a CDS encoding succinate dehydrogenase cytochrome b558 subunit, with the translated sequence MATEREFLLRRLHSLLGVIPVGLFLVQHLVINHFATKGPESFNKAAHFMESLPFRYALEIFVIFLPILFHAIYGLYIAFTAKNNVSKYGFVRNWMFMLQRFTGIVTLIFIVWHVWETRIAAALGADVNYNMMADILSSPFMFWFYLVGVIATIFHFANGLWSFCVSWGITVTPRSQLIATYVTIGIFFALSFVGVRAILAFV
- a CDS encoding YslB family protein, which translates into the protein MTESNNQQQVMDTQIQVPIFGYELIRDMLLPDLLGKDHTQVIYWAGKQLARKFTIDTQEGIGQFFKEAGWGELELLEQNKHEVKYVIRGEMVTRRLDLNKDATFQLEAGFLAEQIQRLKGKTAEAIEEQKKKKEILITVQWDK
- a CDS encoding aspartate kinase — protein: MSTIVVQKFGGTSVGSVERIQHVASRVISEVENGNKVVVVVSAMGKTTDELLTLANAINPHPSKRDMDMLLTTGEQITISLLAMALQVRGHEAVSLTGWQAGIRTEPVHGNARITNIETDLLKSYLDAGKIVIVAGFQGITANNEITTLGRGGSDTTAVALAAALKAEKCDIYTDVTGVFTTDPRYVKGARKLAAIAYDEMLELANLGAGVLHPRAVEFAKNYGVQLVVRSSMEEEEGTIIEEEVSMEKNLVVRGIAFEDQITRITVCGLPNELHTLSTIFTTLAQHSLNVDIIIQTSMDKDTTNISFSVKTVDVKETIEVLEQHQGRLGFTGIEQESGLAKVSIVGSGMVSNPGVAAEMFQVLATEGIHVKMVSTSEIKVSTVVDVAEMVRAVEALHVAFKLGEESVERVLS
- the uvrC gene encoding excinuclease ABC subunit UvrC is translated as MNESLKEKLAILPDQPGCYLMKDRQGTIIYVGKAKVLKNRVRSYFTGSHDGKTLRLVNEIVDFEYIVTSSNIEALILELNLIKKHNPKYNVMLKDDKRYPFIKITAEKHPRLLITRKVQKDKGKYFGPYPNVQAANETKKLLDRIYPLRKCMTLPDRVCLYYHMGQCLAPCVEHVSEETNKQMVDGIVRFLNGGYKEVKTELTEKMMKASENLEFERAQEFRDQIINIEATMEKQKMEMNDFVDRDVFGFAFDKGWMCVQVFFIRQGKLIERDVSLFPIYNEPEEDFLTFLGQFYSKQNHFVPKEVMLPSQIDLPVAQELLQTNVLQPQRGKKKQLVDLANKNAKVALGEKFSLIERDESRTIKAVENLGEILGIMTPHRIEAFDNSNIQGTDPVSAMVVFIDGKPEKREYRKYKTKSVQGPDDYESMREVVRRRYTRVLKESLPLPDLIVIDGAKGHMSAVRDVLENELDLFVPIVGLAKDDKHRTSNLLAGEDAMIVPLERTSQEFYLLQRIQDEVHRFAITFHRQIRSKSVFQSILDEITGVGATRKKALMKHFGSVSKMKEATVEEIQAAKIPKQIAEEIFKKLRE